A DNA window from Brassica napus cultivar Da-Ae chromosome C1, Da-Ae, whole genome shotgun sequence contains the following coding sequences:
- the LOC106374195 gene encoding auxin-induced protein 15A-like, which yields MGIQLIGLSHAKQKLQRSLSARIASLLAMSGTNNVPKGHVAVYVGENYQMKRFVIPISYLNHPLFQSLLNLAEEEFGFDHPMGGLTIPCTEDYFTALASILNCS from the coding sequence ATGGGTATTCAGTTGATTGGACTGTCTCACGCCAAGCAAAAGCTTCAAAGAAGCTTATCAGCCAGAATTGCGAGCCTCTTGGCGATGTCGGGTACTAATAATGTCCCAAAGGGTCATGTGGCCGTCTACGTGGGTGAGAATTACCAAATGAAGAGATTTGTGATACCTATATCATATTTAAACCATCCATTGTTCCAAAGTTTGCTGAATCTCGCGGAAGAAGAATTTGGGTTCGATCATCCCATGGGAGGTCTTACAATCCCTTGCACTGAAGACTACTTCACTGCTCTAGCTTCTATTCTAAATTGTTCATGA